The Cottoperca gobio chromosome 8, fCotGob3.1, whole genome shotgun sequence genome contains the following window.
AAAACAGAAGTTACAGCGTGCAACGAAGGATCAAACCTGGGAACCTTTGCGGATATATAGTATGAGTCTGAACCACTCGCCTACGGAGCGCAATAAAAAGGACTCAAACTGTATCTGTGGAGAATATACAACCATTTGTAACACCTGAGCAACTAAAGAAGACTGTGGTAGAATGCTAAGAGCCAAGTAAATTGAGTTTAGagtacacaatatatatacatatatctatatatatatatctatagatatctatatatctatatctatatagatatctatatctatatatatctatatcttatatctatatatctatatctatatctatatctatagatatagatatagatatctatatatctatatatctatatatctatatatatatatatatctatatatctatatatctatatctatatagatatatctatatatatatatctatatatctatatatctagatctctatatatatatatatatctatatatctatatctatatatctatctatatctatatatatatatatctatatatatagatatccatctatatctatatatatatatatatatagatatagatatatctatatctatatatatatagatatatctatatatatatatatagatatagatatatagatatatctatatagatatatctatatagatatatctatatagatatatctatctatctctatatctatatctagatatatagatatagatatctatatctatatatctatatatatctatatctatatatctatatatatagatatagatagatctatatatatatagatatatagatagatctatctagatatagatatatagatagatctatctagatatctagatagatctatctagatatctatatagatatatatatctatctagatatatctatagatagatatatctatatagatctatctatctatctagatatatctatagatagatatatctatatagatctatctatctatctagatatatctatagatagatatatctatatagatctatctatctatctagatatatctatatatatatatatctatatatatatatatatctatatatatatatatatatatatatatatatatatatatatctatatctatatctatatctatagatatatctagatatagatatatagatatctatatctatatctatctatatctatatctatatatatatatctatatagatatatatatatctagatatagatatctataatatatatatatatatatatatatatatatatatatatatctatatctatatctatatagatatatctagatatagatatatagatatctatatctatctatatctatatctatatatatagatatatatatatatatatatatatatatatatatatctatatctatatctatatatatagatatatatatatatatatatatatatatatatatctatatctatatctatatatatagatatatctagatatagatatatagatatctatatctatatctatatatctatctatatctatatatatatatatctatatatatagatatccatctatatctatatatatatatatatatagatatagatatatctatatctatatatatatagatatatatatatatagatatatagatatagatatatagatatatctatatagatatatctatatagatatatctatctagatatatctatctatctctatatctatatctagatatatagatatagatatctatatctatatatctatatatatctatatctatatatctatatatatatagatatatagatagatctatatatatatagatatatagatagatctatctagatatagatatatagatagatctatctagatatctagatagatctatctagatatctatatagatatatatatctatctagatatatctatagatagatatatctatatagatctatctatctatctagatatatctatagatagatatatctatatagatctatctatctatctagatatatctatagatagatatatctatatagatctatctatctatctagatatatctatagatagatatatctatatagatctatctatctatctagatatatctatatatatatatatatctatatatatatctatatatatatctatatctatatatatagatatatatatatatctatatatatatatatatatatatattatatctagatctctataatatatatatctatatatcttatatatctagatctctatatatatatatatctatatatctatctatatatctatctatatctatagatatatatatctatatctagatagatctatctatctatctagatagatctatatctatatatctatatatatatagatagatatagagatagatatagagatagatatatatctatatatatatagatatatatatagatatatatatctatatatatatagatatatatatagatatatatagagatagatatatatctatatatatatagatatatatatagatatatatatagatatatagatatatatagagatagatatcgatagatatagatatagtgCCAATGCAGCTCAAACTTCTTAAATCTTTTGACCTTCTGGCTCTGTGTACTGTCTGCACATGAAACAAGACTGTACATGCCGTGTTGACCAGGACATCCTTGTTCTGTTGTAAATTGACATTATTCTAAAGGTTTTATGTTATTCTATCCATCCTGGAGTCTGGAGCAGACCTACCTCCCATACTAACTCTGGCTCCTTCCCAACAGAGGATTACCTTCCACGTCCTACGAGCCAGTTTTTGTCGTCAGGGGCCATTCCTCTGGCCGGACACCAGAACTCCAACACATGGCAGACTATCAAATAAGATACCAACCCTAATTATAagttcatttgcatttattttcatattaaacaGTGTAATTATAAACATTTCATTCAATTACACTAAACATGataaatatgaagtaaaaatatttttaaaatctaCCAGTTTAAAGGACAGAATGAATTTCCATCTGCTTTTGTGTGTCTTAATTTAACTGCTTTTAGCCGATGACTGTGATATGTTCCTCTGATCAACTCAACTTACAAAATGAAACCTCATACCTATAACTCAGTTACATAATTTCCCATTTACAGACAAAAagaatttacatttacatacatcaGTACAGTTTAACATTAAGTTACATTTCTCAAATGTGCAAGATTAAGCAAATGTATACTgtagtcaaataaaacaagatttccttaaataaatgttcaagtTTAACTGAAGCACAGGCTGCTGGTTTTAAACAGAGGTGAACATTATCTAAGATACAGTGCCTTCTGTATGGGGGCGGGGGAGACGGACATTATCTACTACAAGTGAAGTACAGATGTTCATCAGGTCATCGGGGACAAAATGTTTAAGGTGTTTGAAGAACCATACAGTAACTGTGTAACCTACAGTTTCGAagaacttgttgtttttttttaagctgtACACGAAAGAACCCTGGAGGGAAAGCATATGTTGATCCAGAACGGTTTGCATTATGCTTCTATACAGAAACTGatcattatacacacacacatccccagaCAGCCCTGTACAGCCACAGAGACGACGTATGGCCTGCAAATGATAAGATACAATGACGAAAATGCTCAAGAATTCAACTGGACGAGGGGTCCttaagagagaaaatgacatcCGAACAGGttaattgagtttgacacaaagtgtaaaaaaaaaaaaaaaaaaggcagattACTGTTCATGACACTGATAAATGCCGTAGTGTTTTGTTCTAGTCGTGAGTTTTTGTGAAGCTTAAATCCCTGCACATTACTGAAGAAACGCCGGGTCGTCCCATCAACTCATAATTCAACTAATTAATGAAATTCATTGcacatttgtttacaaacagCTCATTAACATTTCTTcattctgacatttaaaaataaaatctcccACTTTTTACACAATCTCACTAAACGTGCGATTTGGAAATGTCGTGATATTAAATGGAGGAGTGCAGCTGTCTTTACAGCATCACAGGCACTGCGAGAAGACCCAGTGACAAGTAGTCAAAACCATCCGAGCAACTTCCTGCACATTTCAGAGCATAAAATTAAgcattacaaaatgtacaacttGTCTTTAAGTTTTTTTTCCTCACAACCGTCTTTCACTTGGATCAACTCTGTAAGGATGAATATGACAATCCTTGTCTAATACCACCAACAATTCTTACTGAGACGTCTCAAAAATATGAAACTACTTGCTGTGAATGTTCCTTTCAAACACCAATAAAGGAACACACAGTGTGTCACCTCTGTAGATGAAGGATGTTTAGTAAAGACTACATGTCAACCCTTTATATTCAAATGCTGCTACAGAAGGATACCACACATAGATTTTCTCCGATTAGAAGAATGTGACTAATAACACCCAACAAGAGGTTAcgaaaaaacaaaagcactctTCCAAAAGAGGCAACCACTGAAATAATCGCACAACATGAAGGAGCAAAATGAACAAAAGTTTGAGAAAAAGCTTGAATCTTCAGTTCTAGGTCTGCTGAAATCAAATAGCTTATTCCTATTTGGCTGTAGTGATACGTTACCCAGCCCAGTGTGCTGAATTCAGAgcataaagttattttttttttggtgaTGCAAAAATCCTGGAAAATGAGTGCACTTCGACACACAATAAAAAGAAGCAGCCAAACACCTGGAATGCGCTTGATGagtttttaaagcaaacatttagaaactttttttttttttttttttttaagtagaaTTGCACTGAActgaaatcacacacactgatgtagCTGGAGAGGTGATGTGGCTCAGACCGGAGATGGGCCTCGCCCGTCTTATTTGCTGAAAGTGGTTGTTCTCATGGCCATCTCCATGTATGTAAAGAACAGTTCTGCCTGAGAGAAGCATCCACGGTTTGACCCACAAACCGCGTCATTTGTCTTTATTCAGCCGTTCTCCATTTCCAAAAAGTGCGAGTATAGGTTCATTTTTCAATAGTGTGATGATAATATATCACACTAGTCCTTTTCTCCATCTTCACTGCTTCCTGGGGTGAACAAAAGAGGATGAAGAGTTTAACATAACTGTTTCATAACAACTGGGATAGTGAAAAGGTcatatagatttatataaacagtaaaataaactgATATTTTAATACTTTGTCACCAAGAAATGCTTATGATTAAATTAAGACTgatataaaaatgaaacattttagcTTGACATTTGGGGTAATCtgcatatttgcttttttttttagacaaaGGATCGATTCTCATGCCTGTACAAGTAAATATGATGCTCCTGCCATCCATTTCACTATTCCTTTAAGCCCGTGTAAAAACCCATACGGGTTAGGTGTGACTGCACACTCAACTTGCCTTCTTGTTCGATGTCAGAGTCGGTGAGATGTGTAAGGGAGAAGCTAGCGATGCTGGCCGGTGAGATGGAGAAACGGGAGTAGTTTGAGGAGCTGTTCCAGCTGGACTCCAGTACGCGCCCTGTTGCAGGGGGCGGAGAGGAAAAGCGAGATGCTGCAGAGGAGGACATTGTCTTTGATACGGAGTCTTTGTCCGTCTTGGGCAGGAAGGCAGGTGCGAGGGAGAAGTCATCATCCCACTCAAATCCACCGCCTGCAGGGATTTAATGAATGAGTCAGTAATGTAATGGACAAAGTCAATTTCCAGCAGATGCATACATCAAGTAGGCTCTGGCATTACCTTCTTCATCGGTGGAGCTCTCAGAGTTGGCGAACCGATTCAGGTAGCTGGCAGTGGGCAGTGGGCTGCTGAACTCTGGGGCCTGATTGTGTGAGGAGTGGTCACCCAATTCCTTGGTGGGGGTCTCCTACATCAGAATGAGTTGGAGTTTAATAAGAATGGCCACACGAAAGTGTCTTACTAGTGAAACCTATAATAACTCTGGCAATGAACAACAAAATACCAAATTCAAAACCATTCTCTATTCAGTACATAGTGATGCTAATTTCTGGATCTACTCCAGTCCTGAAAAATAGCCCTTGAGCTAACTCGggcacattttcatttctttaaattaaagccctttacaaaataaaattaaagttatacaataatgtaaaatgctgcCCGTTACATAAATACAGTTGGTAGGCTTAGGCTCTCAGAATCTTGAGAATAATTCTACATAAAATAACACTCAACAAatcaacacacattaatgcttcACACAACTTTGTCTTGGtgtgtaggagtactgtacatCAGGAGGATTATCTAGGTTCTtttgttggaaaacaaatcaattcaGAATCTTAAAATGCCTCTGACAGGAATCAATTTCCCCCCCCACCTTTACAAAACAGACAATAATTCACCTGGTCAAACAGGTAGACAGTGACATCATCGAAGAACGACACCGCTCTTCTGGAGTTAACCGCATTGTCCCTCGCAGAAAACGGGGAAGAGGACGCCTCGATGTTCAGCGTGGTGGGCTTCAACAAGCTCTTCAGGTTCCTTGCACTGCGGTCATCTGAGACAATAACTGGCACCTGTATGCACGGCATCATCCTCGCTTTCTGAACTGGAGCTGTGTAGCTGGTATCCACGGATGTCATCATCAGAGTCGTCGCTGTTCTCGTCCTCCTCGTCCGCATCCATGCCGTCCTCCTGTGCATCTGAACCAGAGCCATCCCGCCTCCCCAGGTAACGCCCCTCCATGTCCGGCTCTCTTATTTTATGACTATCACTCGCGTAGGTCCTGGTTAGTTTAGCGTGACCTGAGCTCTCCTGTACTGGCTTTGATGGGGcaacaggaggaagaggagttaAAGTTTCTACATCTTCTGGTGGTTGCTCAGGAGATGTGGCGTCTTTGAAGAACTCTGGTTTGTTTCCATCTTCATTATGACTGTTTGTCGCCTCTGTTGCCTTCCCCAATTTCTCTGCGATATCTGAATCTGCGGGTAATATGTCCCCAACACGAGGAGCGGATGATTCTCCATTGGCCTGTGCTTCAGAAGATTCTTgctgagaaaataaagaatccACATCTCTCTCCGCGTTGACCTCGAGCGCTGGACCTCCAGCAGCCCCGCTGAACGCTACAGTAGAGTTCCTCAACCACGTGACTTCACCAGAACCTCCCGCTACCGATTCTTCAGACTTTTTCTCAGGTTCTGATTCATTGTCTGAGAAGTAGGCCGAGTCTCTGTAATTACTGCCCATGACTGGCTCCTCAGGAGGAGCTACGTGATCTGGTTGCTGGCCCTCGCTGGGATCCTCACTGTGAGCATCCAGCACACCCTCTACATCAGAAATGATGATTTCTGGTGGAAGCAGATTTGTTGCAGCTGCGAgctcctccgtctcctcctcttcttcggCAACACTCATGCCATTTTTTACAGGGGATTGGTCTATAGCATTAGGCTGAGAGTTCCACTCAGGAGACTCCAGGTTCTCCGTCTCATACCCACTGTCGGATATTTTGTAAGGAGGCTGGAGTTTGTGTTGGGCTATTTGAGCACTTAGCTCTTCTCCTTGCTCACAGAGCCTGTGGATGTCAAGAGAGTCTAAAGAGTCTGGTGTCTCGGCTGAATTATCCACAGTTGGCAGAGTGGTGGACATGCTGTCTTCCAATAAACTGTCCTGGCTGATCTGGTCCAAAGAAGGCCCAGAGACCAAGAGGGACGATCTGACGATAGGGTGCCCATTAGCATCCATAAAGGACTCTTCATGGTCAGACAGAGTGGTTTCCAGCTCTATATCTGCATCCTCAATTAGTTCACTCAACAGATCGTTACTTGTGAGGTCTTCATTGTGTCTGTTGTCTGAGTTTTCAGGTATTTCACTTCCTATGGGCTGAACATTATCCTTTGAGGTACCAGGGTCGCCTTCAAGGCTGGGAATTTTGGCATCTGTGCACAATGAGTCTGTAGTGGCACTTTCAGAAAATGCAGGGGTGTGTTCATCAGTTAAACTGATGATCCCCTCAAACCTCTCTGAGGTAGAATCAAAACCAGAGTCTATACCTCTGTCTGAGGATTGCAGTGGACCAAGGTCTTCGGTGGAAGAACAATTTCTAACTGGCAGCTGGTTGCTCGTGTTATCTTCTGTGACCACTGTAATGAAAGGCACCAATGTTTCATTTTCTACCTGAGAGGGACATAACTCCCCCAGGCTGGTACTCGGAGAGTCTAAAAATTCCTGTCTTGAGGATGTGCTACTTGCTGCAGGTTTTAAATAAGTGTCTGCTGTGATTAAGCTGCCTAAATTCTCAAGATTGTCCCAAGAACTCATTTTGAATCTTTCTTCTGGTTCGTGGGCTAGACCAGGTAGAAGATAATTATCCTGTGGACTTGAGAAACTTCTGTCTTTCATCAGGTGCTGGTCTTTGAGAAACATAAAGTTGTCGGCTAGTTTTTCATTGTGGAGAAGCCCCTTTACATCTatgttctcctcctccacttccacaGAATCCGTCGGATGAGGGGCTTCTGAACAATCACCAAAAAAAGAATCCCCATAGCTTTTATCTGTATCCACCTCCTGGACTTCTAAAGGGGCAATGTTATGGAAAGGGTTGCCATTGCGCTCTGGAAGCTCCATAAAACCCCGTCTCCAGGAAGGAGAGTCCTCATGCTTGGACCCCCCGTCTGTGAAAATGTTGGTGTGGTATGGACTATCATTTTCAAGAGACGACCAGATGTGGCTGTCTGGTAAATAGGAATCCTTGGAGTCAATACTTTGGTGGAAGAAATCAGCATCGGTACTAGACTCATCTAGACGGACATCTTGAAGAACAACAAAGTCTTGACGGCCTGAACTGAAGTCCATGTCTTGCCCTCTATTTTCATCTTCTTCaacttctccttgttcttctagTTGTATGTAATATTCATTTCCATTAGTTGGCTTTTGTGCGTCAAACACTGGTACAATGCAAGGAATTCCTGAAGGAGTGTTACCACTTTCTGTGCCCGCTGCTCTGGCAGCAGGATCGGGGAAATGGGCCTGGATGTCTTCAGTGGAAACAGGAAAGAACATGCTGTGATAGTTCAATGTTGTGTCCAAGCCTGAACGCCCATGGTTGCCTTCATAGTGGTCGTGCTTGGCTGCCTCCCAAACATACTCAAAGCTGAGACCTTTGCTCGTTTCAGTGACGGTAAGAACTTCGTCGATCTCTTGTCGCAGGGCATCATCAGCAAACTGTTCCAGGATTGGGAAAGAGGAGTGGCTAACGGTGGTCTGCCGTGCGGTAGGGTTAGGCTTGAGAGCATCCCAGCGTTGGTCAAAGTCTTCTTCTATGTCCTTCTGGCCTTGCATGCGCAGGTAGATAAGCAAACGGTGCACTTCCTCTGCCGTGGCCCGCTTGTCTGGAGATAGCCAGCAGAACTGCAGGACCTCGTGCCTGCAGTTACAGGGAAAACAGACATCTCTTTTTTAGACAAAATCCATTTTTAATGCCCAAATCATTTTGATCACTTTAAATTAAGCAATACTACTAAGATCTTTCTTAATTTTGCAATTCTAtttgtatgtaatatatatatatatatatatatatatatatatatatatatatatatatatatatatatatatatatatatatatatatatatatatatatatatatatatatatatatatatatatatatatatatatatatatatatatagcaaagACTCACCATCTGTCGGAATAAGGAAGCTCCAGCTGTGGCTTAAAGAGTTTGACTT
Protein-coding sequences here:
- the lmtk2 gene encoding LOW QUALITY PROTEIN: serine/threonine-protein kinase LMTK2 (The sequence of the model RefSeq protein was modified relative to this genomic sequence to represent the inferred CDS: deleted 1 base in 1 codon), with the translated sequence MKSRHGYVLLLASGIFLSVCWLSEGAPLQYPHKSGGSTGDTFSVSLYLSLVVSLTALMALVVLLVNCVTCCKEREINFKEFEDHFDDEIDFTPPAEDTPSMQSPAEVYTLAVSPVALPGPPHLQPPVHITEGSTGVQVARHSLSYIQEIGNGWFGQVLLSEIYTDPGGARVVVKELKANASAKEQNDFLQQGDPYRVLQHPNILQCQGQCVEAIPFLLVFEYCEMGDLRGFLSQQDWMFRNAELLQLQRMACEIAAGVTHLHKHNFLHSDLALRNCYLTGDLTVKVGDYGIGPYRYKEDYIITEDDVFAPLRWLAPELVGERHGGVITMEQTKHSNVWALGVTLWELFENAAQPYPHLSDREVLRHVIKEQQVKLFKPQLELPYSDRWHEVLQFCWLSPDKRATAEEVHRLLIYLRMQGQKDIEEDFDQRWDALKPNPTARQTTVSHSSFPILEQFADDALRQEIDEVLTVTETSKGLSFEYVWEAAKHDHYEGNHGRSGLDTTLNYHSMFFPVSTEDIQAHFPDPAARAAGTESGNTPSGIPCIVPVFDAQKPTNGNEYYIQLEEQGEVEEDENRGQDMDFSSGRQDFVVLQDVRLDESSTDADFFHQSIDSKDSYLPDSHIWSSLENDSPYHTNIFTDGGSKHEDSPSWRRGFMELPERNGNPFHNIAPLEVQEVDTDKSYGDSFFGDCSEAPHPTDSVEVEEENIDVKGLLHNEKLADNFMFLKDQHLMKDRSFSSPQDNYLLPGLAHEPEERFKMSSWDNLENLGSLITADTYLKPAASSTSSRQEFLDSPSTSLGELCPSQVENETLVPFITVVTEDNTSNQLPVRNCSSTEDLGPLQSSDRGIDSGFDSTSERFEGIISLTDEHTPAFSESATTDSLCTDAKIPSLEGDPGTSKDNVQPIGSEIPENSDNRHNEDLTSNDLLSELIEDADIELETTLSDHEESFMDANGHPIVRSSLLVSGPSLDQISQDSLLEDSMSTTLPTVDNSAETPDSLDSLDIHRLCEQGEELSAQIAQHKLQPPYKISDSGYETENLESPEWNSQPNAIDQSPVKNGMSVAEEEEETEELAAATNLLPPEIIISDVEGVLDAHSEDPSEGQQPDHVAPPEEPVMGSNYRDSAYFSDNESEPEKKSEESVAGGSGEVTWLRNSTVAFSGAAGGPALEVNAERDVDSLFSQQESSEAQANGESSAPRVGDILPADSDIAEKLGKATEATNSHNEDGNKPEFFKDATSPEQPPEDVETLTPLPPVAPSKPVQESSGHAKLTRTYASDSHKIREPDMEGRYLGRRDGSGSDAQEDGMDADEEDENSDDSDDDIRGYQLHSSSSESEDDAVHQVPVIVSDDRSARNLKSLLKPTTLNIEASSSPFSARDNAVNSRRAVSFFDDVTVYLFDQETPTKELGDHSSHNQAPEFSSPLPTASYLNRFANSESSTDEEGGGFEWDDDFSLAPAFLPKTDKDSVSKTMSSSAASRFSSPPPATGRVLESSWNSSSNYSRFSISPASIASFSLTHLTDSDIEQEGSSEDGEKD